The Campylobacter concisus genome has a window encoding:
- the larC gene encoding nickel pincer cofactor biosynthesis protein LarC, with amino-acid sequence MAKILYYDASSGISGDMNLAALVGLGVDFSYLCSELEKLNLSGEFYLEQKNVVKNGIAATKIDVVLLKSQPHARSYADIKQILASSNLSEICKKKAAAIFHVIAQAEAKVHAVSIDEVHFHEVGALDSIVDVVGAAICFEYLSENFGITKVVSSKIELGGGVVKCDHGYLNVPAPAVCEILKDVPVSLGRANFEMTTPTGAAILKACADEFVGEINFKIEKVAYGAGEKNAPNFANALRAMICDVDESQNLVQKMISTNIDDMDAESFAFACEILRENGALDVFSHSIYMKKGRIGFELSVLCKSEDAKKLKELIFTHTTAIGVREIDVVKTELKRKFVSVETKFGDIRLKISGEDEKAKPEFDECKSAALAHKTSIFQVKKEIFKKYDEIRNSKK; translated from the coding sequence TTGGCTAAAATTTTATACTATGACGCAAGCTCTGGCATTAGTGGCGATATGAATTTAGCCGCTCTTGTCGGGCTTGGAGTGGATTTTAGCTATCTTTGCTCTGAGCTAGAGAAGCTAAATTTGAGCGGAGAATTTTACTTAGAGCAAAAAAACGTAGTAAAAAACGGCATCGCTGCGACCAAAATCGACGTCGTGCTACTAAAATCGCAGCCTCACGCTAGAAGCTACGCTGATATCAAGCAAATTTTGGCTAGCTCAAATTTGAGCGAGATTTGCAAGAAAAAGGCCGCTGCGATATTTCACGTGATCGCTCAGGCTGAAGCAAAGGTGCATGCAGTTAGTATAGATGAGGTGCATTTTCACGAGGTTGGAGCGCTTGATAGTATAGTAGATGTCGTTGGAGCGGCGATCTGCTTTGAGTATTTATCAGAAAATTTTGGCATTACCAAAGTCGTCAGCTCAAAAATCGAGCTTGGCGGCGGCGTAGTAAAGTGTGACCACGGCTATCTTAATGTCCCAGCGCCAGCGGTTTGTGAAATTTTAAAAGATGTGCCAGTTAGTCTTGGGCGAGCAAATTTTGAGATGACCACGCCAACAGGTGCTGCGATACTAAAAGCATGCGCAGATGAGTTTGTGGGTGAGATAAATTTCAAAATAGAAAAAGTAGCTTACGGAGCTGGCGAAAAAAATGCTCCAAATTTTGCAAATGCCCTTCGCGCGATGATCTGCGATGTGGATGAGAGCCAAAATTTAGTGCAAAAAATGATATCTACAAACATAGACGATATGGACGCAGAAAGCTTTGCCTTTGCATGTGAAATTTTACGTGAAAATGGCGCTCTAGACGTCTTTAGCCACTCTATATATATGAAAAAAGGACGCATCGGTTTTGAGCTAAGCGTCTTGTGCAAAAGTGAAGATGCGAAAAAGCTAAAAGAGCTTATATTTACGCATACGACGGCCATTGGCGTTCGTGAGATAGATGTCGTAAAAACCGAGCTAAAGCGAAAATTTGTAAGTGTTGAGACTAAATTTGGCGATATAAGACTAAAAATTTCAGGCGAGGATGAAAAGGCAAAGCCTGAATTTGACGAGTGTAAAAGCGCTGCACTTGCACATAAAACATCGATATTTCAGGTAAAAAAAGAAATTTTTAAAAAGTATGACGAAATTAGAAATTCTAAAAAATGA
- the larE gene encoding ATP-dependent sacrificial sulfur transferase LarE, whose amino-acid sequence MTKLEILKNDIKKLGNLAVAFSGGVDSSLLLKVAADVLGENVLALTVKSPYMSLREIDEAVEFAKFYGIRHEVFEVGIADEIKLNPQNRCYLCKKAVFSRLLARVKELGFTNLADGTNKDDLGEYRPGLKAKEELGVLSPLINLRKFEIRELSRELNLATADKPSYACLLTRLPHEKEISVSDLNLVEAAENLLIKSGYANVRARLDDKKMKLQMPFSSMQSFLDDVKFKSIVKELVALGAAEVTLDLKGLREDVLA is encoded by the coding sequence ATGACGAAATTAGAAATTCTAAAAAATGATATAAAAAAGCTAGGAAATTTAGCCGTTGCATTTAGCGGCGGCGTGGATAGCTCACTACTGCTAAAGGTTGCTGCGGACGTGCTTGGCGAAAATGTGCTAGCACTCACGGTAAAATCGCCCTATATGTCTTTGCGCGAGATAGATGAGGCGGTAGAATTTGCTAAATTTTATGGCATCAGGCACGAGGTATTTGAGGTAGGCATCGCTGATGAGATAAAGCTCAATCCGCAAAATCGCTGTTATCTTTGCAAAAAAGCAGTTTTTTCAAGGCTTCTTGCTCGTGTAAAAGAGCTTGGATTTACAAATTTGGCTGACGGCACAAACAAAGACGATCTTGGCGAATATCGCCCAGGTTTAAAGGCAAAAGAGGAGCTTGGTGTGCTTTCGCCTCTAATAAATTTACGCAAATTTGAGATACGCGAGCTCTCACGTGAGCTAAATTTAGCAACAGCAGACAAGCCAAGCTACGCATGCTTGCTAACTCGTTTGCCGCATGAAAAAGAGATAAGTGTGAGCGATCTAAATTTAGTAGAGGCGGCTGAAAATTTACTGATAAAAAGCGGCTACGCAAATGTGCGAGCAAGGCTTGATGATAAAAAAATGAAACTGCAAATGCCGTTTTCTAGCATGCAAAGCTTTTTAGACGACGTGAAATTTAAGTCTATCGTTAAGGAGCTAGTTGCACTTGGCGCGGCAGAGGTGACGCTTGATCTAAAGGGGCTTAGAGAGGATGTTTTGGCATGA
- the larB gene encoding nickel pincer cofactor biosynthesis protein LarB, producing the protein MSEAEILEFIASIKNGKMSEQDALKYLKNYPFNDIGCAKIDTQRALRNGTGEVIYGANKTDDEILQIASAIGEKNENILITRTNENVFERIREIFPQADFNARGRVISVKFKELAPTKSYISIVSAGTADGAVVEEAYETAKFLGNDVRKFTDVGVAGLHRLVAKLDEIRGAKVVIAVAGMEGALASVLAGLVSSLVIAVPTSVGYGANFGGVAALLAMLNSCANGVSVVNIDNGYGAAYNASLINHL; encoded by the coding sequence ATGAGCGAGGCTGAAATTTTAGAATTTATCGCCAGTATAAAAAATGGCAAGATGAGCGAGCAAGATGCGCTAAAGTATCTAAAAAACTATCCATTTAATGACATCGGATGTGCTAAGATCGACACTCAGCGTGCTTTACGAAATGGTACTGGTGAGGTGATATATGGGGCAAATAAAACAGATGATGAAATTTTGCAAATTGCTAGTGCGATCGGCGAAAAAAATGAAAATATTCTAATCACAAGAACAAATGAGAATGTTTTTGAACGCATACGTGAGATCTTTCCGCAGGCAGATTTTAATGCTCGTGGCAGGGTGATTAGCGTCAAATTTAAAGAACTAGCACCCACAAAAAGCTACATCTCGATAGTCTCTGCCGGAACTGCCGATGGTGCAGTCGTGGAGGAGGCCTATGAGACGGCAAAATTCTTAGGCAACGATGTGAGAAAATTTACCGATGTTGGTGTGGCAGGACTACATAGGCTGGTCGCAAAGCTCGATGAGATACGTGGTGCAAAGGTCGTCATCGCCGTTGCTGGTATGGAGGGCGCGCTAGCTAGCGTGTTAGCAGGCCTTGTAAGCTCTCTAGTGATCGCAGTGCCTACCAGCGTGGGATATGGGGCAAATTTTGGCGGAGTTGCGGCACTGCTAGCCATGCTAAATAGCTGTGCAAACGGCGTCAGCGTCGTAAATATCGACAACGGATACGGTGCTGCGTATAACGCTAGCCTGATAAATCATCTATAA
- a CDS encoding DUF2809 domain-containing protein yields MQEINLGDQIKTQRQSVRTRLAFLVAAGVILAVEIYIAVCVKGGFVRHYLGDVLAVILLYAFVRAIFSAPPSNLALKIFAFAAALELVQYFGVVQILGVENKILKVIIGGTFDLTDLLCYAAGCIINYMLLEKHQTIF; encoded by the coding sequence TTGCAAGAGATAAATTTAGGCGATCAAATAAAAACGCAAAGACAAAGCGTACGAACAAGACTAGCCTTTTTAGTCGCGGCTGGCGTGATCTTGGCGGTCGAAATTTACATCGCAGTTTGCGTAAAGGGCGGCTTCGTGCGCCATTATCTGGGCGATGTTTTGGCGGTTATCTTGCTTTACGCGTTTGTGAGAGCTATATTTAGCGCGCCGCCATCAAATTTAGCGCTTAAAATTTTTGCCTTTGCGGCAGCTTTGGAACTTGTGCAGTATTTTGGCGTCGTGCAAATTCTAGGCGTAGAAAATAAAATTTTAAAAGTAATAATCGGCGGAACGTTTGATCTTACCGATCTACTCTGCTACGCGGCTGGCTGTATTATAAATTATATGCTATTAGAAAAGCACCAAACCATATTTTAA
- a CDS encoding lysozyme inhibitor LprI family protein: MKKLLTVVLFLNIALYGQTELTIATKECLKKASNTQDIEECISANQPKTEVQEIIENLKKKTPACKGISTLDMEECASIEEKVYDEILNKEYKEAMNGLKVQKIKNNLKDAQRKWIAYRDAKCIAEHPLPMYNNTETLGHSYCLINTIKQRAEELANIVENLEYYNRFTFLDKE, encoded by the coding sequence ATGAAAAAACTACTTACAGTGGTGTTATTTTTAAACATAGCATTGTATGGGCAAACCGAACTTACAATCGCAACAAAAGAGTGTTTAAAAAAGGCAAGTAATACGCAAGATATTGAGGAATGCATAAGTGCAAATCAGCCAAAAACAGAGGTACAAGAAATAATAGAAAATTTAAAGAAAAAAACACCAGCTTGTAAAGGAATTAGTACATTAGATATGGAGGAGTGTGCGTCAATAGAGGAAAAGGTTTATGATGAAATTTTAAATAAAGAATATAAAGAAGCAATGAATGGTTTAAAAGTACAAAAAATTAAAAATAATCTAAAAGATGCTCAACGTAAATGGATAGCATATAGAGATGCTAAGTGTATCGCAGAACATCCTCTACCTATGTACAATAATACTGAAACTCTTGGACATTCATATTGTCTTATAAACACCATTAAACAAAGAGCAGAAGAGTTAGCAAATATAGTAGAAAATTTAGAATACTACAACCGATTTACTTTTTTAGACAAAGAGTAA
- the ttdA gene encoding L(+)-tartrate dehydratase subunit alpha has product MDKQKAVQKMTEVMAKFVGYTGKVLPDDVTAKLLELSERETQPLAKEIYKTMFENQRLAKELNRPSCQDTGVIQFFVRCGANFPLIGELEELLREAVLQATREAPLRHNSVETFDEYNTGKNVGKGTPSVFWEIVPNSSECEIHTYMAGGGCSLPGKATVLMPGMGYEGVVKFVMDIMTSYGINACPPLLVGVGVGTSIDVASLLSKKALMRPLGSKNQNERAALTEKLLEDGINKIGLGPQGMSGASSVMGVHIENCARHPSVIAVAVNVGCWSHRKGHIVWYADLNFDVKSHKEFAL; this is encoded by the coding sequence ATGGATAAACAAAAAGCTGTGCAAAAGATGACTGAGGTCATGGCGAAATTCGTCGGCTACACGGGCAAAGTGCTGCCTGATGACGTGACTGCGAAGCTACTTGAGCTTAGCGAGCGTGAGACGCAGCCGCTGGCAAAGGAGATCTATAAAACGATGTTTGAAAACCAGCGCCTTGCAAAGGAGTTAAACCGCCCGTCCTGTCAGGATACTGGAGTGATCCAGTTTTTTGTAAGATGTGGCGCAAATTTTCCGCTTATCGGCGAGCTTGAAGAGCTACTGCGAGAAGCAGTACTACAGGCTACTCGTGAAGCTCCGCTGCGCCATAACAGCGTCGAGACATTTGACGAGTATAACACAGGCAAAAATGTCGGCAAGGGCACGCCGAGCGTGTTTTGGGAGATCGTGCCAAATAGCAGTGAGTGCGAGATACACACCTATATGGCAGGTGGTGGCTGCAGCCTGCCTGGCAAAGCGACCGTTTTGATGCCTGGCATGGGCTATGAGGGCGTCGTTAAATTCGTCATGGATATAATGACCAGCTACGGCATAAACGCCTGTCCGCCGCTACTAGTGGGTGTTGGCGTGGGCACTTCGATCGACGTGGCATCTTTGCTTTCTAAAAAGGCGCTTATGAGGCCTTTGGGCTCTAAAAATCAAAACGAACGAGCCGCACTAACCGAAAAATTGCTAGAAGATGGCATAAATAAAATCGGCCTTGGCCCACAAGGCATGAGCGGTGCAAGCTCTGTGATGGGCGTGCATATAGAAAACTGCGCCCGCCATCCAAGCGTAATCGCCGTTGCTGTAAATGTGGGGTGTTGGTCGCACCGCAAAGGGCACATCGTTTGGTATGCGGATCTAAATTTCGACGTAAAATCGCATAAGGAGTTCGCGCTATGA
- the ttdB gene encoding L(+)-tartrate dehydratase subunit beta: MSKKILTTPISAEDLLNIKIGDVIYLTGHIVTCRDVPHRRVVEEGKELPLDIKGGAILHAGPIIRKTGEKSFEMVSVGPTTSMRMEKFEREFIAKTGVRLIVGKGGMGEGTMSGCREFGAIHCVFPAGCAVVAATQVEEIESADWMELGMPETLWKCRVKEFGPLIVSIDAHGNNLFEQNKVKFNEKKDEALAEILPQVGFIK, from the coding sequence ATGAGTAAGAAAATTTTAACCACGCCAATAAGCGCCGAGGATCTTTTAAATATCAAAATCGGCGACGTGATCTATCTAACTGGACACATCGTCACTTGCCGCGACGTGCCGCATAGACGCGTAGTAGAGGAGGGTAAGGAGCTGCCACTAGATATCAAAGGTGGTGCGATCTTGCACGCAGGGCCGATCATCAGAAAAACTGGCGAAAAAAGTTTTGAGATGGTCTCAGTAGGACCTACAACTAGCATGAGAATGGAGAAATTTGAGCGAGAATTCATCGCAAAAACTGGCGTTCGTCTCATTGTGGGCAAAGGCGGTATGGGTGAGGGCACGATGAGTGGTTGCAGGGAGTTTGGCGCTATTCACTGCGTATTTCCAGCAGGCTGTGCGGTGGTGGCCGCAACGCAGGTTGAAGAGATAGAGAGTGCCGACTGGATGGAGCTTGGCATGCCAGAGACTCTTTGGAAGTGCCGCGTCAAGGAGTTTGGCCCGTTAATAGTCTCGATAGATGCGCATGGAAACAATCTTTTTGAGCAAAATAAGGTCAAATTTAACGAGAAAAAGGACGAGGCATTAGCTGAAATTTTACCGCAGGTAGGGTTTATAAAGTAG
- a CDS encoding GntR family transcriptional regulator, producing MTYSSSGRPMTTTEFIVHSLSQEILNGKIKSGTRLTQNEISKKFNVSQTPVREALKILTTEGLISFDSYKGAIVKGLCYKDAKEIYDLRILLESKLIRDGFSKYSDECYKKASNIQKKIEQCKDLNEWAILNSEFHRCFWESETGGRTFAIVENLISSAIPYVSISLMYKKEHIELSNTEHREILEAYKNKDLEKLVELSAEHTAKTREILEAAINNAL from the coding sequence ATGACATATAGCAGTTCAGGCCGCCCCATGACCACAACAGAATTTATCGTCCACAGCCTAAGCCAAGAGATACTAAATGGCAAAATAAAGTCCGGAACTAGGCTTACACAAAATGAAATTTCAAAAAAATTTAATGTCAGTCAAACACCAGTAAGAGAAGCTTTAAAAATTCTTACCACAGAAGGGCTGATAAGCTTTGACTCTTATAAAGGTGCGATCGTCAAAGGACTTTGCTATAAAGATGCCAAAGAAATTTATGATTTAAGAATTTTACTAGAATCCAAGCTAATAAGAGATGGATTTAGCAAATATAGCGATGAATGTTATAAAAAAGCATCAAACATTCAAAAAAAGATAGAACAATGCAAAGATTTAAATGAGTGGGCGATATTAAATAGTGAATTTCATAGGTGTTTTTGGGAGAGTGAGACAGGTGGCAGAACATTTGCTATCGTAGAAAATTTAATATCATCAGCCATCCCTTATGTTTCAATATCTTTGATGTATAAAAAAGAGCATATCGAGCTATCAAATACCGAGCATAGAGAAATACTTGAAGCTTACAAAAATAAAGATTTAGAAAAACTAGTAGAACTTAGTGCCGAGCACACAGCAAAAACTAGAGAGATTTTAGAAGCAGCGATAAATAATGCTCTTTAA
- a CDS encoding asparaginase — MSKPKISIGALGGTICMSAGGKKGGVKPSFSADDLIAAVPVLKDMATIHAQTILALPSGSLKLNDIISVYKWAKEQIKNGAKGVVITQGTDTLEESSFFLNLIWDEEAPLVMTGAMRNADDISADGAGNIYASVITALDDESRNRGVLVVLNDTIHSAKWVHKSNTFSLQTFISVNAGVQGMVVEREAKYITCAVKRKIYPLPDKPLPKIAIVQSYLDNDGSIIKLIGESKFEGMVIDGFGAGHVSFDMMDEIEKLKIPVIVSSKTGSGMCATKTYGYKGSEIDLQNNKCIMSGWLPAVKARLLLIILLANKISLKEIKNEFENF, encoded by the coding sequence ATGTCAAAACCTAAGATTTCAATCGGTGCATTGGGTGGAACTATATGCATGAGCGCAGGAGGTAAAAAAGGTGGCGTAAAGCCTAGTTTTAGTGCTGATGATTTGATCGCAGCAGTTCCTGTATTAAAAGATATGGCTACAATACATGCTCAAACCATCCTGGCTTTACCGAGTGGTAGTTTGAAACTAAACGACATAATCTCAGTTTACAAATGGGCAAAAGAACAAATAAAAAATGGTGCAAAGGGTGTCGTGATAACGCAAGGAACCGATACTTTAGAGGAGAGCTCATTTTTTTTAAATTTAATATGGGATGAGGAAGCTCCACTGGTAATGACTGGGGCTATGAGAAATGCTGATGATATTAGTGCTGACGGAGCTGGAAATATATATGCTTCTGTCATTACAGCACTTGATGATGAGAGTAGAAATAGAGGCGTCCTAGTAGTACTAAACGATACCATTCATAGTGCTAAATGGGTGCATAAAAGCAACACTTTCTCATTACAAACTTTCATATCTGTAAACGCCGGAGTTCAGGGGATGGTGGTCGAAAGAGAGGCTAAATATATAACTTGTGCCGTAAAGAGAAAAATTTACCCATTACCAGACAAGCCTCTTCCAAAAATAGCCATTGTTCAAAGCTATCTGGACAATGACGGCTCAATTATCAAACTTATAGGCGAGTCTAAATTTGAAGGCATGGTTATAGACGGCTTTGGCGCAGGTCACGTCTCGTTTGATATGATGGATGAGATAGAAAAACTAAAAATACCAGTCATAGTCTCGTCTAAAACTGGCAGTGGAATGTGCGCTACAAAAACCTACGGATATAAAGGCTCAGAGATAGACCTGCAAAATAACAAATGTATAATGTCAGGATGGCTACCGGCAGTTAAAGCAAGATTGCTCTTAATAATTTTGCTAGCCAATAAAATCTCATTAAAAGAGATAAAGAACGAATTTGAAAATTTTTAG
- a CDS encoding citrate transporter, translating into MFIGVMQASGFLDVIIRNIVKLGNKLGGGAGVATAGGIAAGVIGMLTGFTQPAITAVITGTASTKLGVDPHRSAGIHGHAGILGNYGGFTHPTQVAVIAVTNIGFGLINVIGTLVSLCVFACALFRLRRMQKREGVSISKEEMERISKEFEINNSGIPAWKAFLPFVMLFAGFILGYPVFIVGIASAIFTMLLSALSLQEGEHNMLEGVSKIATPLVATIGFLFMSGVIKQIGLAAVIGDIFTPMLTHAPLQSMLLVSALAGLVTQSNAASVAITIPFLQAALSLGTASPLSLAVMAAGGSAMLQYYLTGGPVAALATVIPVIPNSELKAANKFQRPNMLFGLVILFILSFVFSIF; encoded by the coding sequence ATGTTTATAGGTGTCATGCAGGCAAGTGGCTTTTTGGATGTTATAATTCGCAACATAGTAAAACTTGGTAACAAGCTAGGCGGTGGTGCTGGTGTTGCTACTGCTGGCGGTATAGCTGCAGGTGTCATAGGCATGCTTACTGGTTTTACTCAACCTGCAATTACAGCTGTTATCACAGGAACAGCATCTACTAAACTAGGTGTAGATCCACACAGATCAGCAGGTATACATGGACACGCTGGCATACTTGGCAACTATGGTGGCTTTACTCACCCAACACAAGTTGCTGTCATAGCTGTTACAAATATAGGCTTTGGTCTTATAAATGTAATCGGCACCCTAGTTTCTCTTTGTGTTTTTGCATGCGCGCTATTTAGGCTAAGAAGAATGCAAAAAAGAGAAGGAGTTTCTATTTCTAAAGAAGAGATGGAAAGAATTTCAAAGGAATTTGAAATAAATAACAGCGGAATTCCTGCATGGAAAGCATTTTTGCCTTTTGTAATGCTATTTGCAGGATTTATATTGGGCTATCCAGTATTTATAGTAGGCATAGCAAGTGCTATTTTTACGATGCTGTTATCTGCTTTAAGCTTGCAAGAGGGTGAACATAATATGCTCGAAGGAGTTAGCAAAATAGCAACCCCATTAGTTGCAACAATAGGCTTTTTGTTTATGAGCGGCGTTATTAAACAAATAGGGCTAGCTGCAGTTATCGGAGATATCTTTACACCTATGCTTACCCATGCTCCGCTTCAAAGTATGCTTTTGGTCTCTGCACTGGCAGGACTAGTCACACAAAGTAATGCAGCATCAGTGGCCATAACCATACCATTTTTGCAAGCTGCTCTTTCGCTGGGTACGGCAAGCCCACTATCTCTAGCTGTCATGGCCGCTGGTGGTAGTGCTATGTTGCAATATTATCTTACAGGTGGTCCAGTCGCTGCTCTTGCGACAGTTATCCCTGTTATTCCAAATTCTGAACTTAAAGCTGCAAATAAATTTCAACGTCCAAATATGTTGTTTGGTTTAGTAATATTGTTTATTTTGTCATTTGTTTTCTCTATTTTTTAA